A single region of the Silene latifolia isolate original U9 population chromosome 8, ASM4854445v1, whole genome shotgun sequence genome encodes:
- the LOC141594325 gene encoding uncharacterized protein LOC141594325 — protein MTTETEASTEKIGPRRWTVEEDTVLVNLLSLLQVDGRWKAEGGFKSGYLVHLEKLISEKLPDSGLKATNIESRLGYLRERFNALLDIKQKGSGFGWDDDLKMVTGDRKLYDEWCKSHKDAKGMFRKPFPFFDAMEEIYSKDRATGAKGNMPLDRDDQDGIDETSGNAQQEVRSGELTEGSENSKRYGDESLKRPSRKRLRKNKEILNVQKSFENLMGTMLENSNAQIAQLTTMLEAPKNYKVGLREELGKVEGIPRANILTLC, from the exons ATGACGACTGAAACTGAAGCTAGTACTGAAAAGATCGGTCCGAGAAGGTGGACTGTGGAGGAAGATACTGTGTTGGTGAATTTGTTGTCATTATTGCAGGTGGATGGAAGATGGAAGGCTGAGGGTGGGTTCAAGTCTGGGTATTTGGTTCATTTGGAGAAGTTAATTTCAGAAAAACTGCCAGATTCTGGACTTAAAGCAACTAACATCGAATCAAGGCTTGGTTATCTCAGAGAACGGTTTAATGCATTGCTTGATATTAAACAGAAGGGCAGCGGATTTGGATGGGATGATGATCTAAAGATGGTAACCGGTGACCGCAAATTGTATGACGAATGGTGTAAG AGTCACAAAGATGCCAAAGGGATGTTTCGGAAACCATTTCCGTTCTTTGATGCAATGGAGGAAATCTACTCTAAAGACAGGGCAACGGGTGCTAAGGGTAATATGCCTCTTGATAGAGATGACCAAGATGGAATTGATGAGACAAGTGGAAATGCACAACAAGAGGTTCGAAGTGGCGAACTCACTGAAGGTTCCGAAAATAGTAAAAGATATGGAGATGAAAGTTTGAAGCGGCCAAGTAGGAAACGGCTTCGTAAAAACAAGGAGATCTTGAATGTtcaaaaaagttttgaaaatctAATGGGAACAATGCTTGAAAACAGTAATGCTCAGATTGCTCAACTCACTACTATGTTAGAAGCACCGAAAAATTATAAGGTTGGTTTACGTGAAGAGTTGGGGAAGGTTGAAGGTATTCCAAGGGCGAACATTCTGACTTTGTGCTGA